GATGTTGCCGGTGATGCAGGTAGGGCGCGTCCGTCCCGGCGCGCCGCCGGAGCATGATGTTTTGCATCCCGTGGGCGGCGGGTTGGGACAGGCCCGCCCTACCAACAACATCGGGATACACGAATGGGAACATGCGAATGATCAATTTTCTCGCGCCTTCCATCTCAGAAGGTTATCTCCCCTTCTGTGCGGCTGCGCGTTCTTCAACTTCGGATCTTTGCCTTATGCTGGAGCTTCGTCCTCGCTCCCGGCACCAGCCTGATCCAGGGCCAGACTGAGACCCAGCCCGTTTCGTTCATGCGCGAGGTGGCGCCGATTCTCAAGGATCAGTGCGTGTCCTGCCATCGGGCGGACAAAGCCAAAGGCGGTTACCGTCTCCACACGTTCCGTGCCCTGACCACACCCGGCACCAGCGGAGAGAGGCCGATCGTTCCGTCCCATCCCAATTCCAGCCACCTCCTGGATCTACTCACACGCACGGACTCCGAGGATCGCATGCCTCAGGACGCCGATTCGCTTCCTCCCTCCTCCATCGAGCTTATTCGACGCTGGATCGAGCAGGGGGCTGTGTTTGACGGACCCGATCCCGAGTCACTTTGGACGAGTGCCTTGGGTCCCGCCCTCCACCCGCCGCCTCCCTTGCGGTATCCCTTTCCCTGGCCGGTATCCGCGGTCACTTTTGACGCGGCGGGCGAGCATCTGCTTACGTCCGGCTATCGCGAGGTGCGAGTCTGGGAAGCGGGGAATTGGAAGCTCGTCCGGCGTTGGACCAATCTGCCGGAGCGCGTTTTGGGGATCGCGTTGCATCCGCAATCGTCTTGGGCGGCAGTGGCTGGCGGGCTGCCGGGGAGGCTGGGGGAAACGCGATGGATGGACGTGTCATCCGGACAATTCGAACGGGTGTTGCACACGGGCGTGGATGTATTTCTGTCGTCCGCCTGATCTCCTTCGGGAGAACATTTGGCGGTGGGCGGGAGCGATGGCACCATTCGGCTTACTCCATGGCGCGGCTCCGAATCGACACGGGTCATCGAGCAGCACTCGGACTGGGTTCTCGCCGTGGCGTTCAGTCCCAACGGGGAGTGGGTGGCGTCCGCGAGTCGGGACCGTTCCGCCCGTGTATTTCGCGTGGCTAATGGCGAGATGATCTCCGCATTTCTTGAGCATGGAAAACCCGTGCAGGCGCTCGTGTTTGACGCCTCCGGCGAAAAGGTTTTTTCCGGAGGCAAAGACAACGCCCTGCACGTCTGGTCGGTGAAAGAGGGCAAGAAACTTGGAAGCGCGGCGGGATTCGGCGGGGAAATCCATGCTTTGGCGCGCGTGGAGGGTCGGGTTTATAGCGGGTCGGCGGATGGCAAGGTCCGATCGCATTCGGCGGAGAATTCCCCTGGGACCACCGTTGTATTAGACTGCGGTTCGCCGGTGCTGGCTCTGGCTCATGACGCGCGGGGAAGGCGCCTCGCTTGCGGAACTCAGAACGGAGAGGTTTGGGTCATCGAATTGGGAAAGCAGGGGAGTCCGGTCCGACTGCATGCGGGGAGGAATTAGCCGATTTCCCTATGGCTTCTCCAGCCGGTAGAGGAACTTCTCATTGCGGATGAGGAGGGATTTGGCGGCGACGGCGTGGGAGGCCATGGCTTGGCCGGGCAGCGTGTTTGCCGCCAGCAGAGAGAATTGTTTTCCGGCTGCGAAGACTGAAGTGACGCCGTTCCGGCCCGGAACATAGATGCGTCCGTCGGCGTGGAGGAGGGACGCGTTGTGGTCGCCTCCCAGGCGTTCCCGGTAGTGTTCCTGGCCCGTTTTAGCGTCAAGACAGGTGAGCATGCCGCCGGAATCGGACACGAAATAGAGTTCATCCCCGACGAGCACGGGTGAGGACATGGTCGGGACGCCTTTCGCGTAACGCCAGGCGATGGACGGGGGTTGCCCACCGCCGTAGCGGATGGCCAGCATTTCGGGCCGCATAAAACCGGTGCTTAGAAAAATCATTCCGTGTCCTGCCACAGGCCTGGCGGAAAGCGAGAAACCGAGCACGCCATATTCGAGTTTCCACAGTTCGCGTCCCGTAGCCGGATCGTAGGCGTAAAGCCAGTTCGGTCCGGGCGAAATCAACTGATCGGTGCCATCCACCGGGAGGAGGACGGGGGTGGCGTAGGATTTCTTAAGCTGAGGATTGGCGTGGGTGGATCCGGAGCGGTCTGTTTTCCAGGCGAGGCGGCCGGTGGTCTTATCCAAGGCGACGACGAACTGGCGGTCGCTGCCGTCCATGTGGAAGATGAGCAAGTGACGCCAGAGAATGGGCGAGCTGCCGGGTCCGTTTTCGTGCTGGATCTTGAATTCGCCGTTCCACCAGAGGGTTTTTCCTGTTTGGGTGTCCACGCAAACGGTGCCCGAGGCGCCGAAATGGGCGTAGAGCCGTCCGGCTTCGAGGACCGGCGTGCAGGAGGCGTAGCTGTTGAGTTTGTGGACCCATTGCGGTTCGCGTTCGGAGAAGAGGGAAAGATCATGCTCCACCTTGCCCGAAACTCGATTCACGCAGACGGCCCGGTATTCAACTTTCTCGAGCAGGGTGAGCGGTTGGTCGCTCGTATTGGCTTTGAGTCTTCTCTCGGTCTCTTCCGGGCTGGCCTGTGTTTCGATGGCGGTCGTCAGCCAAATCTGATCACCGGCGACGACGGGCGAGGACCAACCGCGGCCCTCGATGGGGGTTTTCCAGACCACGTTTTCCTTTTCGCTCCAGCGCAGGGGCAGACCTTTGGAGGCGGCATGGCCTTGTCCGCCGGGTCCGCGCCACTCGGTCCAATCGGTGGCCTGGAGCCGGGCCGCGGAGGACACGCCGAGGCCGATTGAAAGGAGGCAGGAGAGGAAGCGGAATGGGCGTTGAGCGATCGAACGGGCTGGGGTGTGGAACCATGAGAGTCGCATATTGGGCTTATTGAACTCATCCGCGGAGAAGAAGCAATTCCGGAGAGAGAGGCGGTGGAGGCCGATGGCGGGTGCCCGAAAGCCCGGCCCATGAAGGACCGAACCCTCTCCCGAGGCAAGGGCGCGCGGCCCGTGCATCGCGAAGTTGTCTGAAGTGTGGCGCAGACTGCCCAGCCTGCCGTATCGCCGAAGGCCTGTCGGCGTGGCGGGTGAAGAACGAGGCCCTCCCATGCTCTCCACGCGCCGGGTTCCCCTCGTCGCCCCGCTGGCTGGGCAGCCTGCGAAACAGCAGACAGGGCTGTCTGCGTGACCATGACAACGCGGTCACCGACAACCTCTGGATGCGCCGGCGCGCGGCGTTTTTGCCGCTTCAGGCTTGGCACCGCAGTCGATTCGGGCATGATCACGGTCTGGGGATTGTCTGCCCCATGATGCGGCCTGAGGTCCGCGCTCCGGGCGAAGCGTTTGCGCCACCTCACCACGGTTCTCACTCCTCGTCGGGAGCGCTGCTCGCCGAGGCTGGGCTGCGCTACTCCAGCGCTTCGAACACCAAGCTGTTCATGAGCCGGGCACGCATCGTTCGAATAAATCCGATGGCCGGGAATAAAATCGTTACGTTCCGCTCTCATGGGTAAGGCATGAATTTCAGACCAAAATTGAAAAGGCCGATGACGCTTCATTGCGGGATCCGGCGGATGGCGGCGATCGGACTCCTGGCTTTGGCTGGCTTGGGGGGGGCGGGATGTGAGTCGACGCGGGCGAGCCAGCACCGGCTGCTTTCGAAGCCGAACATGGTTTTTTCGGATTCCATGGTCTTCGCGTATGCTTCCCGGCTGGGGCCGCAGTTGGAACCGGGAGCCTCCGTCAGTGGCGGAGCTCAGAACTCGGGTTGCAGTTCTTGCCGATGAAACTCCATTTTCGAACCTCCCCGGGCACGTTGGCCGACTGGAAGGCGGCCCGCTTCACGTTGGCCTTGTTTCTGTTTTTGTCGGTCATGGCGCAGGCTGCGGCCCCGCCCGCTTTTGTTTTTACTCGATGGAAGACCGGGGAAGAAGTTCGCCTGGCCGATTTTGCGGGTAAAATCGTGGTCTTGGATTTCTTCGCTTACTGGTGCGGTCCGTGCAAGAAGGCCTCGCGTGAAATTGAGCATTCGATTGGCAAACACTACGCCGATCAGCGGGGTAATCCGCACGGGGTGCCCGTGCAACTGCTCTCGGTGACCATTGAGCAGGCCAAACCAGAGAGGACGGACGAGTTTATCAAGGAACTGGGGTTGGCTGCGGTCGTGTCTGATCGGGACGGGACGTGGATGGAGAAGTACGGGTTCGCGGGCGCTCCGGCCATTGTGGTGATCGACGGCACTCGTTCGCCGCAATTCAAGGTGGTCTATCGCTATGAGGGTTATGAAGGGACGAAAAAGATGCGTTCGGTGATCGACGCGATCAAGGCTCCTCAACCGAAGGCTTCGCGAACGTCCGAACAGGATTCCATGATGGCGACGGGGGCTCCGGTGCAGCATCGTCTGGAGTGGGCGGTTGAGGGGTTGGTG
This portion of the Verrucomicrobiota bacterium genome encodes:
- a CDS encoding TlpA family protein disulfide reductase, producing the protein MKLHFRTSPGTLADWKAARFTLALFLFLSVMAQAAAPPAFVFTRWKTGEEVRLADFAGKIVVLDFFAYWCGPCKKASREIEHSIGKHYADQRGNPHGVPVQLLSVTIEQAKPERTDEFIKELGLAAVVSDRDGTWMEKYGFAGAPAIVVIDGTRSPQFKVVYRYEGYEGTKKMRSVIDAIKAPQPKASRTSEQDSMMATGAPVQHRLEWAVEGLVADDVRLGSSAANYIWRQG